The bacterium DNA window AGAATGGTGCGGTCGCCGGGCATATTCGACGGCGGCTCGGTGAGTTGGAGCCCGAGGCCGTGCCCCAGCCGTCCGACGTTGTTCTCAAGCGTGCCGCCTCCCGAGAGCACGTCCGCCATGCTCCGCCAGACGTCTTCGGTCGTGGCGCCCGGACGCGCCGCCTTGATCCCCGCCTCCGTGGCATCCCACACGATCTCGTGTGCGCGCCTGGCCGCGTCCGGCGCGGCCCCGACCGCGTAGTTCCGGTCGAAGTCACAGAAGTAGCCGTCGCAGGTCGAGCCGGTATCGATGAAGAGCAGGTCTCCGCCCTCCAGGCGGCGGTCGCGAGGGCTTCCGATGATCTCCGGCACCCCGCCGGGCCCGGAGGCGCCTGCGAGGTAGGGGATCGCGTCGGCGCCCCGCTCGGTCAGGTCCGCGCGCAGGCGCCGGCAGGCGTCCCGCTCGGAATCACCGATGTGGACGCCGGCGGGCAGCGCTTCGTAGGCCTGACCGGCGATCCCGCAGATCCGGCGGATGCGATCGATCTCCGCCTCGGTCTTGACCATCCGGATCTCCCAAATGCACGGAGCGCCGTCCGCCAGTTCCGGCGATACGCGAGACCGCAGCTCGATGAACTGCGCCACGGGCATCCGCAGCGCCATCTCCCGGCCGAGCTC harbors:
- a CDS encoding Xaa-Pro peptidase family protein, whose amino-acid sequence is MHQRDGFAHGFETVEFERRLARAQTIMRRHKFDALLCTTPANIRYFTGFDTMFWESPTRPWFVVVPAAGDPIAVIPEVGGPVMARTWVKDIRTWPAPRPEDDGTTLLAAALSGTPRRFGRIGAELGREMALRMPVAQFIELRSRVSPELADGAPCIWEIRMVKTEAEIDRIRRICGIAGQAYEALPAGVHIGDSERDACRRLRADLTERGADAIPYLAGASGPGGVPEIIGSPRDRRLEGGDLLFIDTGSTCDGYFCDFDRNYAVGAAPDAARRAHEIVWDATEAGIKAARPGATTEDVWRSMADVLSGGGTLENNVGRLGHGLGLQLTEPPSNMPGDRTILQAGMVLTIEPGMEYAPGKMIVHEEDVAITADGCELLTPRAPRELWSIR